Proteins from one Terriglobus tenax genomic window:
- a CDS encoding plasmid mobilization protein: MANARVTHAEQQELQEAARRCGKSLSEWSRDTLLREARRGPGDAVFTELIATRMLLVNLIKPLALGEKVSPSWITEAMTMVRKEKHKAAHEVMQQYTQQAGKEPSDGNTMG, translated from the coding sequence ATGGCCAATGCGCGCGTCACCCACGCAGAACAACAGGAATTACAAGAGGCCGCGCGACGTTGCGGAAAATCACTGAGTGAATGGTCGCGCGACACCCTCTTGCGAGAAGCCCGCCGTGGCCCTGGGGATGCCGTCTTCACCGAGCTCATCGCCACCAGGATGCTGCTCGTGAACCTTATCAAGCCGCTCGCGCTTGGCGAGAAAGTCTCGCCTTCGTGGATCACCGAGGCCATGACCATGGTGCGGAAGGAGAAGCACAAGGCCGCCCATGAAGTCATGCAACAGTACACGCAACAGGCAGGAAAGGAGCCCTCCGATGGCAACACAATGGGGTAG
- a CDS encoding type IV secretion system DNA-binding domain-containing protein encodes MATQWGRKETIIWPPHVPLMSYCAIAGTLFLTLFFAWQRYAFQLSPLQKAYVVDYVRSGVGDVFHAHQSYRLLYLGGAATKPRLALPSDFADGTMTLPGGKRMPFALAALPQAQGYRFPFRGPVEKLADASMYRWLHDAIFDRESPWRVFTLSFVEGVACLIGLLALAIPKDIRRFKEMKYGRVLRGPRLLDPKEFNKAQKGDGLGFKTTEADQMMRIPLRKEAQHLQLMGDTGVGKTQLIMQCLRQIRGRGDSAIVYDPACEYIQRFYDAERGDIVLNPLDARCPYWGPAQELESEDEAYAIAASLYAPKTDKVDEFFHETPAQIFAHLLKRGPTPHRLAEWMSNDLELMKRVEGTEMAFYIDRKAGPQRAGVLSSLGLVAKCFRMLPERDEKRDVWNARTWSKNRQGWIFITSRPPERDTLRPLHSLWIDLLVMRLLTAPQPGQKPVWFVIDELASLQKLPQLHTAITENRKSKNPLILGFQGKAQLEVIYGHLAEVMLSQPATKIFMKTAEPKAAEWISEAIGKVEIERLKETKFDGTRSGHNFTVERQIEPLVMGSEISGLDDRHAYLKLGNSVARFAFEYMDLPTPTPGFLPRKTAGGLSFNPDTLKPITPEIAAEEGSGEPEDAEVTTESGGPHDKERAPIAWPKPGKDPQPEQPIVGTPTEEDLDEEQALGPALIRET; translated from the coding sequence ATGGCAACACAATGGGGTAGAAAAGAGACGATCATCTGGCCGCCGCACGTTCCCTTGATGAGCTATTGCGCCATCGCCGGAACGCTTTTCCTCACGCTATTCTTCGCTTGGCAACGGTATGCCTTTCAGCTGTCACCTCTCCAGAAAGCGTATGTGGTGGATTACGTTCGGTCCGGTGTAGGCGATGTTTTTCATGCCCATCAGAGCTACCGGCTGCTGTATCTCGGAGGGGCCGCTACTAAGCCGCGTCTTGCACTGCCATCGGACTTCGCGGACGGGACGATGACATTGCCGGGCGGCAAGCGTATGCCGTTTGCCCTAGCAGCACTTCCACAGGCACAGGGCTACCGTTTCCCGTTCCGTGGCCCCGTTGAGAAGTTGGCCGATGCCTCGATGTACCGTTGGCTGCACGATGCGATCTTTGATCGTGAAAGTCCGTGGCGGGTGTTCACATTGAGCTTCGTCGAGGGCGTTGCTTGCCTCATCGGCCTGCTTGCTCTGGCGATACCGAAGGACATCCGGCGCTTCAAAGAGATGAAGTACGGACGCGTCCTCCGCGGTCCACGTTTGCTCGACCCAAAGGAGTTCAACAAGGCACAGAAGGGCGATGGTCTGGGCTTCAAAACCACCGAAGCCGACCAGATGATGCGCATTCCTCTGCGCAAGGAAGCGCAGCACCTTCAGCTCATGGGCGATACCGGAGTTGGGAAGACGCAGCTAATCATGCAATGCCTCCGCCAAATCCGGGGACGTGGCGATTCCGCTATCGTCTATGACCCTGCCTGTGAGTACATCCAGCGTTTTTACGATGCCGAACGCGGCGACATCGTGCTCAACCCCCTCGATGCACGCTGCCCTTATTGGGGACCGGCGCAGGAACTGGAATCGGAGGATGAAGCCTATGCCATCGCGGCATCTCTCTATGCGCCGAAGACCGATAAAGTCGATGAGTTTTTCCATGAGACCCCGGCGCAGATCTTCGCGCATCTGCTCAAACGTGGTCCAACTCCGCACCGGCTTGCCGAGTGGATGTCGAATGACCTGGAGCTAATGAAGCGGGTCGAAGGCACCGAGATGGCCTTCTATATCGACCGCAAGGCAGGACCACAAAGAGCGGGCGTTTTGTCCTCGCTCGGACTGGTCGCCAAGTGCTTCCGGATGCTGCCGGAGCGTGATGAGAAGCGCGATGTCTGGAACGCACGCACCTGGTCGAAGAATCGGCAAGGATGGATCTTCATTACCTCACGCCCACCGGAGCGGGATACGCTTCGTCCACTGCATTCTCTCTGGATCGATCTTCTTGTGATGCGGTTGCTGACCGCGCCGCAGCCGGGTCAAAAGCCGGTCTGGTTTGTGATCGATGAGTTGGCGAGCTTGCAGAAGCTGCCTCAGCTTCATACCGCAATCACGGAGAACCGGAAGTCGAAAAATCCGCTCATCCTTGGTTTCCAGGGCAAGGCTCAGCTCGAGGTCATTTACGGTCACCTCGCCGAGGTCATGCTGTCCCAGCCCGCAACCAAAATCTTCATGAAGACGGCGGAGCCGAAGGCCGCCGAGTGGATCTCCGAAGCCATCGGCAAGGTAGAAATTGAGCGTCTGAAAGAGACTAAGTTCGACGGCACCCGGTCAGGACATAACTTCACCGTCGAGCGTCAGATCGAACCCCTCGTCATGGGATCGGAGATCAGCGGCTTGGACGATCGCCACGCGTATCTGAAGCTGGGTAACAGCGTCGCCCGGTTCGCCTTCGAGTACATGGACCTGCCCACGCCCACGCCCGGATTTCTTCCGCGCAAGACTGCTGGCGGCCTCAGTTTCAACCCCGACACGCTGAAGCCCATTACTCCTGAAATTGCCGCCGAGGAGGGATCAGGCGAACCGGAGGATGCAGAGGTGACGACCGAGAGCGGAGGTCCACACGATAAGGAAAGGGCTCCTATTGCGTGGCCGAAGCCGGGCAAAGATCCCCAGCCAGAGCAGCCCATCGTTGGCACGCCCACAGAGGAAGACCTGGACGAGGAACAAGCGCTTGGTCCTGCGCTCATCCGGGAGACGTAG
- the mobF gene encoding MobF family relaxase — translation MLDISKHLNASQAQTYHKLDYTSSTQSYYAQGDSVKGEWQGKLAESMGVSGEVSALEFSRLTEGQHPVTGEQMVRHRIATEYTNPDGSTTKAVAHRAGWDAMFAPTKSVSLTALVGGDDRIREAHRAAVTVALDELEKYTHARLGGNKPAEQTGKFLAAKFEHDTARPVDGYAAPQLHTHAVIFNVTQRADGKTSALQEQPFFESQNFVTAVYQSELMYRLRSLGYEIVPGESGAPEIKSYSADYLKASSQRREKIKEEMERRGFSGPEAAEIAARSTREKKQTMTPAEVLAAHREVAAEHGNQPQRVVAEARERARVQQHNPDRIAHAREAVTYARSSLYEREAVLDERALLRDALRRGMGNTTYSEVRSEFETRHQRGDFLSVESQKHASSRSFTTAETIAAERANIAFVRSAKNTVEPIMSAEAAQQVARAKEFLNDSQRLVIEEVLNSTDRIHGLQGRAGTGKTSVVRSIREGAEKSGYTVEGFAPTSRAAAQLREAGIDAGTLQSFLARKTESPTERSQPRLYMLDESSLASTKQMRDFLQRIKPEDRVLVIGDTAQHQGVDAGRPFQQMQEAGMRTALLDRIMRQKDPELLKAVEHLSKNETREGIALLQQQGRISELPDRRERIAAIARDYAAKPENTIVVSPDNKSRQEINDAVRLELLLSGTLKADGKTFLTLSHRSDMTGADRTWVARYNAGDVIQYNTGSKELGIERNSLATVRALDAKANLLTVETEQGNTIAYDPRRLRGVNVFREQEREFATGDRIQFTASLKDLGVANRDLATIQRIEEGRMTVLMEGKSRRTLTFETDKVRQFDHGYAVTSHSSQGLTAERVLAHFDTDGPRGLINTRLAYVAISRASHEAHIYTNDVTRLGRRLSNDVSKTAAIDLSQPVPKNEAERAVTAFRAGDPGTATTILQQEDRVHQFANSEHRLAAVALAYVSREDRAVVVAPDASERKELTQLIRDEQRQRGRLSTESHVLPVWVEQHFGNPRLAANYAPRDQIRYKSGSLEHGIADNSTITVLSVDAKANRLTVGSLDGCEVSYNPASLRTQTGQSHVFREELREISEGERIRFTATSEQFHIRKGEFATVERIGEDRSLTVRSDQGKLIALPDRESRHIDYGYAVDRIPQRGMHRVIFSGETAQIVQMNFARLSRQTRGIELYTTPDQQFRMQKTAVGRFKTEIPIPTEENIFEQVREGFGRDR, via the coding sequence ATGCTCGATATCTCGAAGCACCTCAATGCCTCTCAGGCGCAGACGTATCACAAACTCGATTACACTTCGTCCACCCAGAGCTACTACGCCCAGGGCGACAGCGTAAAAGGCGAATGGCAAGGCAAACTTGCAGAGTCGATGGGCGTGTCTGGCGAAGTCTCCGCGCTGGAGTTTTCCAGGCTGACCGAAGGACAACATCCGGTGACTGGCGAGCAGATGGTGCGCCATCGTATCGCTACCGAGTACACCAATCCCGATGGCTCGACCACCAAGGCCGTCGCCCATCGCGCAGGTTGGGATGCGATGTTTGCTCCGACCAAATCGGTATCGTTGACCGCCTTGGTGGGCGGAGACGATCGCATCCGCGAAGCCCACCGAGCGGCAGTCACTGTCGCCCTGGATGAATTGGAGAAGTACACGCACGCTCGGTTGGGTGGCAACAAGCCCGCCGAGCAGACGGGCAAGTTTCTCGCGGCGAAGTTCGAGCACGATACCGCCCGCCCCGTTGACGGGTACGCCGCTCCCCAACTCCATACCCACGCCGTCATCTTCAACGTCACGCAACGTGCCGACGGTAAGACTAGCGCTTTGCAGGAGCAGCCATTCTTCGAAAGTCAGAACTTTGTCACAGCGGTCTATCAGTCGGAACTGATGTATCGGCTACGCTCACTGGGCTATGAGATCGTGCCTGGGGAGAGCGGCGCTCCCGAAATCAAGTCCTATTCTGCCGACTACCTCAAAGCTTCCAGCCAGAGGCGCGAAAAGATCAAGGAAGAGATGGAACGGCGCGGCTTCTCAGGTCCGGAAGCCGCAGAAATCGCTGCTCGTTCGACACGCGAAAAGAAACAGACGATGACTCCCGCCGAGGTATTAGCAGCCCATCGGGAGGTCGCTGCCGAACATGGCAACCAGCCGCAGCGGGTCGTAGCTGAGGCCCGGGAACGGGCTCGAGTCCAGCAGCACAATCCTGATCGCATCGCCCATGCGCGGGAGGCTGTCACCTATGCCAGGAGCAGCCTCTATGAACGTGAAGCCGTTCTAGACGAACGGGCCTTGCTGCGGGACGCGCTCCGTCGCGGTATGGGCAACACCACATATTCCGAGGTCCGTTCCGAGTTTGAGACGCGGCATCAGCGTGGCGACTTCCTCTCCGTGGAATCACAGAAACACGCTTCGAGCCGAAGCTTCACCACGGCGGAAACCATCGCGGCCGAACGAGCAAACATCGCCTTCGTTCGTAGCGCCAAGAACACCGTTGAACCGATCATGTCCGCCGAGGCCGCCCAGCAAGTGGCACGAGCCAAAGAGTTCCTGAACGATTCCCAACGCCTTGTCATCGAAGAGGTGTTGAATTCTACCGACCGCATCCACGGTTTGCAGGGGCGGGCCGGTACCGGCAAAACGTCAGTGGTTCGTTCCATCCGTGAAGGTGCCGAAAAGAGTGGTTATACCGTCGAGGGATTTGCTCCAACATCCCGCGCAGCGGCGCAGCTCCGCGAAGCTGGAATTGATGCTGGGACCTTACAGAGCTTTCTTGCGCGTAAGACAGAATCGCCCACCGAGCGGTCACAACCGCGCTTGTATATGCTCGACGAGTCCAGTCTTGCGAGCACGAAACAGATGCGCGATTTCCTCCAGAGAATAAAGCCAGAGGACCGTGTTCTGGTGATAGGTGACACGGCGCAACATCAGGGCGTGGACGCGGGCCGTCCGTTCCAGCAGATGCAGGAGGCTGGCATGCGAACCGCATTGCTCGACCGCATCATGCGGCAAAAAGACCCCGAGTTGCTCAAAGCTGTCGAGCACCTGTCGAAGAACGAAACCCGCGAGGGTATTGCGCTCCTCCAGCAGCAGGGCCGCATTTCCGAGCTGCCGGATCGGCGTGAACGCATCGCGGCAATCGCCAGGGACTATGCCGCAAAGCCGGAAAATACCATCGTCGTCTCTCCGGACAACAAGAGCCGCCAGGAAATCAATGACGCGGTCCGCTTAGAGCTGTTGCTATCGGGAACGCTAAAGGCCGATGGTAAGACCTTCTTAACCCTCAGCCACCGTTCTGATATGACTGGCGCAGACCGTACCTGGGTGGCACGGTATAACGCAGGGGATGTGATCCAGTACAACACCGGAAGCAAGGAGCTGGGTATCGAGCGCAACTCGCTTGCCACAGTTCGCGCGCTCGATGCCAAGGCAAATCTCTTGACCGTGGAAACCGAACAAGGAAACACCATCGCCTACGATCCGCGCCGCCTACGCGGTGTGAATGTCTTCCGCGAACAGGAACGTGAGTTCGCTACGGGAGACCGCATCCAGTTCACAGCCAGTCTGAAAGATCTTGGTGTAGCGAATCGTGATCTCGCTACCATCCAACGGATCGAAGAAGGACGCATGACCGTCTTGATGGAAGGTAAGAGTAGGCGCACGCTCACCTTCGAGACGGACAAGGTACGGCAATTCGATCATGGCTATGCCGTGACCTCGCACAGTTCACAAGGGCTGACTGCAGAGCGTGTGCTTGCCCACTTCGACACCGATGGCCCACGTGGTCTCATCAACACCAGGCTTGCGTACGTCGCTATCTCCCGTGCGTCCCACGAAGCCCATATCTATACGAACGACGTCACCCGCCTTGGCAGACGTCTCTCCAATGACGTTTCAAAAACGGCGGCCATCGACCTTTCGCAGCCCGTCCCGAAGAACGAGGCAGAGCGCGCTGTTACAGCCTTCCGCGCAGGCGATCCGGGGACTGCCACCACCATCCTGCAACAAGAGGATCGAGTCCACCAATTTGCCAACTCAGAACACCGCCTCGCCGCAGTTGCGCTTGCGTATGTGTCGCGTGAGGACCGTGCCGTGGTCGTAGCGCCTGACGCCAGTGAGCGCAAGGAACTAACGCAGCTCATCCGCGATGAGCAACGCCAGAGGGGACGACTTTCGACAGAGAGTCACGTACTACCCGTGTGGGTTGAGCAGCACTTCGGCAATCCGCGCCTGGCCGCCAACTATGCCCCCCGAGACCAGATTCGCTACAAGTCGGGCAGTCTGGAACATGGCATCGCCGACAACAGCACCATCACCGTCCTGTCGGTCGATGCGAAGGCCAATCGTCTCACGGTGGGCAGTCTTGATGGGTGTGAGGTGAGCTACAACCCTGCGTCGCTAAGGACTCAAACCGGGCAAAGTCACGTCTTTCGCGAAGAGTTACGTGAGATCTCAGAGGGTGAGCGCATTCGCTTCACGGCCACCTCAGAGCAGTTCCATATTCGCAAGGGAGAATTCGCCACCGTCGAGCGCATCGGCGAGGATCGTTCCTTGACGGTAC